The proteins below come from a single Terriglobales bacterium genomic window:
- a CDS encoding RidA family protein has protein sequence MKEQVRTQRAPQAIGPYSQAVKCGGFVFASGQVALDPSGNMIKGGIVEQTDQVLKNISAVLAAAGTSLDKVVKSTVFLKDMNDFAKMNEVYARYLSGDGKISPARSTVEVARLPKDSLVEIEVIALL, from the coding sequence ATGAAAGAACAGGTACGCACACAACGCGCGCCGCAGGCGATTGGTCCTTACTCTCAGGCGGTGAAGTGCGGAGGATTTGTTTTCGCTTCCGGACAAGTGGCGCTCGATCCCAGCGGCAACATGATCAAAGGCGGCATCGTCGAGCAGACGGATCAGGTGCTGAAGAACATCTCTGCCGTCCTCGCGGCTGCGGGTACGAGCCTCGATAAGGTCGTCAAATCGACGGTCTTCCTGAAAGACATGAACGATTTCGCGAAGATGAACGAAGTCTACGCGCGATACCTGTCGGGCGACGGCAAGATCTCACCGGCTCGCTCCACGGTTGAAGTCGCACGCCTACCCAAGGACTCGCTGGTCGAGATCGAAGTGATCGCTCTCCTCTGA